The following proteins are encoded in a genomic region of Alnus glutinosa chromosome 8, dhAlnGlut1.1, whole genome shotgun sequence:
- the LOC133874686 gene encoding trifunctional UDP-glucose 4,6-dehydratase/UDP-4-keto-6-deoxy-D-glucose 3,5-epimerase/UDP-4-keto-L-rhamnose-reductase RHM1 — MATHTPKNILITGAAGFIASHVANRLIRNYPDYKIVVLDKLDYCSNLKNLLPSKSSPNFKFVKGDIGSADLVNFLLITESIDTIMHFAAQTHVDNSFGNSFEFTKNNIYGTHVLLEACKVTGQITRFIHVSTDEVYGETDEDAVVGNHEASQLLPTNPYSATKAGAEMLVMAYGRSYGLPVITTRGNNVYGPNQFPEKLIPKFILLAMQGKPLPIHGDGSNVRSYLYCEDVAEAFEVILHKGEVGHVYNIGTKKERRVIDVAEDICRLFSMDPEKSIKFVENRPFNDQRYFLDDQKLTNLGWSERTTWQEGLKKTMEWYINNPDWWGDVSGALLPHPRMLMMPGGIERHFDGSDEGKSASYVSSNTKMLVPPSKSIGSPRKHSLKFLIYGRTGWIGGLLGKLCEKQGIPFEYGKGRLEDRSSLVADIQNVKPTHVFNAAGVTGRPNVDWCESHKTETIRANVAGTLTLADVCREHGLLMMNFATGCIFEYNAAHPERSGIGFTEEDTPNFTGSYYSKTKAMVEELLKEYDNVCTLRVRMPISSDLNNPRNFITKISRYNKVVNIPNSMTVLDELLPISIEMAKRNLRGIWNFTNPGVVSHNEILEMYKQFIDPNFKWANFTLEEQAKVIVAPRSNNEMDASKLKKEFPELLSIKDSLIKYVFELNKKNFAE, encoded by the exons ATGGCTACTCACACCCCGAAGAACATCCTCATTACTGGGGCTGCCGGGTTCATTGCGTCCCATGTTGCCAACCGGCTCATCCGTAACTACCCTGACTACAAGATCGTTGTGCTTGACAAGCTTGATTACTGCTCAAATCTGAAAAACCTCCTTCCCTCTAAATCATCTCCCAATTTCAAGTTTGTTAAGGGGGACATTGGCAGTGCTGACCTTGTCAACTTCCTCCTCATCACTGAGTCTATCGACACTATAATGCACTTTGCTGCCCAGACCCATGTCGACAACTCATTTGGTAACAGCTTTGAGTTTACCAAGAACAATATTTATGGTACCCATGTGCTTCTAGAAGCCTGCAAGGTCACTGGCCAAATCACAAGATTCATCCATGTGAGTACGGACGAGGTCTATGGGGAGACAGATGAGGATGCTGTTGTGGGAAACCATGAGGCTTCTCAACTCCTCCCAACAAACCCATACTCTGCCACAAAAGCTGGAGCAGAAATGCTTGTTATGGCATATGGCAGGTCATATGGGTTACCTGTAATAACTACACGCGGGAACAATGTTTATGGACCCAATCAGTTTCCTGAAAAATTGATCCCAAAGTTCATCCTCTTGGCCATGCAAGGGAAGCCTCTTCCAATTCACGGTGATGGTTCTAATGTGAGGAGTTATTTATATTGTGAAGATGTTGCTGAAGCTTTTGAAGTCATTCTTCACAAGGGAGAGGTAGGTCATGTTTACAATATCGGGACAAAGAAGGAAAGGAGAGTTATTGATGTTGCCGAAGATATATGCAGACTTTTTTCCATGGACCCAGAGAAAAGCATCAAGTTTGTAGAGAACAGACCATTTAATGACCAGAGGTACTTTCTAGATGATCAGAAGCTGACAAACTTGGGATGGTCAGAGCGGACTACGTGGCAAGAGGGGCTGAAGAAGACTATGGAATGGTACATTAACAATCCTGATTGGTGGGGCGACGTCTCTGGGGCACTGCTTCCTCATCCAAGAATGCTGATGATGCCTGGTGGGATTGAGAGACACTTTGATGGGTCTGATGAGGGCAAGTCTGCATCTTATGTCTCAAGTAATACCAAGATGCTGGTTCCTCCTTCCAAAAGCATTGGCTCTCCTCGAAAGCATTCCTTGAAGTTCTTGATCTATGGTAGGACTGGTTGGATTGGGGGTCTGCTTGGGAAGCTATGTGAGAAACAAGGGATTCCTTTCGAATATGGAAAAGGGCGTCTAGAGGATCGGTCATCACTAGTGGCAGATATTCAGAATGTTAAGCCAACCCATGTTTTTAATGCTGCTGGTGTGACTGGTAGACCCAATGTAGATTGGTGCGAGTCTCACAAAACAGAAACAATTCGCGCAAATGTTGCTGGGACCTTAACCTTAGCAGATGTTTGCAGAGAGCATGGGCTCTTGATGATGAATTTTGCTACAGGGTGTATATTTGAGTACAACGCAGCACATCCCGAGCGTTCTGGCATTGGGTTTACAGAGGAAGATACACCCAATTTCACTGGTTCTTACTATTCCAAAACCAAGGCTATG GTTGAAGAGCTGTTGAAAGAATATGACAATGTCTGTACTCTAAGAGTTAGGATGCCGATATCATCCGACCTAAACAACCCACGCAACTTCATAACAAAGATTTCCCGTTATAACAAAGTGGTTAACATTCCGAATAGCATGACCGTGTTGGATGAGCTTCTACCGATTTCAATTGAGATGGCGAAGCGGAACTTGAGGGGTATATGGAACTTCACAAACCCGGGTGTTGTAAGCCATAATGAGATTCTGGAGATGTACAAGCAATTCATTGACCCCAACTTCAAGTGGGCTAACTTTACACTTGAAGAGCAAGCCAAGGTGATTGTGGCCCCTCGAAGCAACAATGAGATGGATGCCTCAAAGTTGAAGAAAGAGTTCCCCGAGTTGCTATCTATCAAGGACTCCCTGATTAAGTATGTTTTTGAACTGAACAAGAAGAATTTTGCAGAATAA
- the LOC133875110 gene encoding gamma-glutamyl hydrolase 2-like, translating into MPNDAVSHSSSSSSPSSPASDMPNDAVSTHASSSSASPSRFSDIWNYLWIPLIISYSKELSVAKAQSTILLPSQLDPDSPRCVAPNPKLNYRPVIGILSHPGDGASGRLSNATNASYIAASYVKFVESAGARVIPLIYNEPPEILFEKLNLVNGVLFTGGWAKTGLYYKVVEAIFKRILAKNDAGDHFPLYAICLGFELVTMIISKDRYILEAFNATDQASTLQFMENSHIEGTVFQRFPPDLLKKLSTDCLVMQNHRYGISPERFQENQNLSSFFKILTTSTDEDNKVYVSTVHSHSYPVTAFQWHPEKNAFEWGLSMIPHSEDAVQVTQHVANFLVSEARKSLNRPPAGRVLDNLIYNYSPTYCGKAGKGYDEVYIFA; encoded by the exons ATGCCAAACGACGCCGTTTCCCATTCCTCTTCCTCCTCGTCTCCCTCCTCGCCCGCCTCCGACATGCCGAACGACGCCGTTTCCACGCACGCCTCTTCGTCCTCGGCCTCCCCTTCCCGCTTCTCCGATATCTGGAACTATCTCTGGATCCCTCTGATCATTTCCTACTCGAAGGAGCTCAGTGTCGCCAAGGCCCAGTCCACGATTCTTCTCCCGAGTCAACTCGACCCCGACTCGCCCAGGTGCGTCGCGCCCAACCCCAAGCTCAACTACCGGCCGGTGATCGGTATCCTTAGCCACCCCGGCGACGGCGCCTCCGGACGCCTCAGCAATGCCACCAACGCTTCCTATATTGCGGCGTCGTATGTGAAATTCGTTGAATCTGCCGGTGCTCGTGTCATTCCTCTTATCTATAACGAGCCTCCCGAGATTCTTTTCGAG AAGCTCAATCTGGTCAATGGAGTGCTCTTCACAGGAGGGTGGGCTAAAACTGGTTTGTACTATAAAGTAGTTGAGGCAATTTTTAAG AGAATTTTAGCAAAGAATGATGCTGGTGACCATTTTCCGTTGTATGCCATATGCTTAGGTTTCGAGCTAGTAACAATGATCATCAGCAAG GACCGTTATATTCTTGAAGCATTTAATGCAACAGATCAGGCATCTACTCTTCAATTTATGGAAAACTCACATATTGAAGGAACCGTGTTTCAAAG ATTTCCTCCagatttgcttaaaaaattgaGTACAGATTGCCTTGTCATGCAAAACCATCGG TATGGAATTTCACCTGAAAGGTTTCAAGAGAACCAGAATCTATCCAGCTTTTTTAAGATTTTGACAACTAGCACAGATGAAGATAATAAG GTCTATGTCTCCACAGTACATTCACACAGTTATCCCGTGACTGCCTTCCAATGGCATCCAGAG AAAAATGCTTTTGAATGGGGCTTATCAATGATTCCGCACTCGGAGGATGCAGTTCAGGTGACGCAACATGTTGCAAACTTTTTGGTCAG TGAGGCTAGGAAATCATTGAACAGGCCACCTGCTGGAAGAGTGCTGGATAATCTCATTTACAATTACAGTCCCACTTATTGTGGGAAGGCTGG GAAGGGGTACGATGAagtttatatctttgcataa